A single genomic interval of Asterias amurensis chromosome 1, ASM3211899v1 harbors:
- the LOC139940470 gene encoding steryl-sulfatase-like, with product MYTTKKKTCIWKLVALLLFLDGVGMALSAEVDVETRPPNVVLFIMDDVGMGDIGCFGNHTIKTPNIDGLARDGARLTQHMAFSMCTPSRAALMTGRLPVRYGFGSKHPMRVFMFSSSHGGLPSNETTIAELLKGSGYATALIGKWHLGISCKENNSCSDPNSQGFDYFFGLPVTNFRDCGTDNIIPVLWGMSKKVTLSEMLTNLAIACVFAFLLAGTKLIGLRGFIFFMVVALAGNILLACRDDIRSNCVLMENHSIVEQPLLLNEHLTERLHSRAIQFVEQNQNQPFLLVMSFVQAHTALFNNKEFRNHSVHGYYGDNIEEMDWSVGEVLKSLKRLGLEEKTFVYLTSDNGGHVEEFTDAGERQGGWNGVYKGGKTNTWEGGIRVPAIVKYPGHIPLDTVVSQPTHLPDVLPTVARVTGAQLPDDRVYDGRDMMPLLTHADHAEKQEILHEFMFHYCGGFLNAARYTPQNGDTTYKLHYASSHLVPGIHGVMGCFDVFACECEGNSVDRHDPPLVYDLSSDPSEVNPLDSNDPKVKIVIRKVNEAVATHRKSLPRNTDHQFTGSNLMSRPWERPRCGRFPHFTCTDPYLDQLKKLNGEI from the exons ATGTATACCactaagaaaaaaacatgtatttgGAAACTTGTGGCATTGTTGCTATTTCTGGATGGCGTTGGAATGGCCCTATCTGCTGAGGTGGATGTAGAAACTCGTCCACCGAATGTTGTCCTATTCATAATGGATGACGTAGGGATGGGAGACATCGGTTGCTTTGGCAACCACACCATCAAGACACCTAACATTGACGGTCTTGCAAGGGATGGAGCGAGGCTGACCCAACACATGGCATTTTCAATGTGTACACCAAGTAGAGCTGCTTTAATGACGGGACGACTGCCCGTAAGATATG GTTTTGGGTCGAAACATCCGATGAGGGTCTTTATGTTCTCATCATCACATGGAGGATTGCCTTCAAATGAAACTACAATAGCTGAGTTACTAAAAGGATCTGGATATGCTACTGCTCTGATCG GTAAATGGCATCTTGGCATTTCatgtaaagaaaacaattctTGTTCAGATCCCAATTCTCAAGGGTTTGATTACTTCTTTGGCCTTCCAGTAACCAATTTTCGTGACTGTGGTACGGACAACATCATCCCTGTCTTGTGGGGCATGAGCAAGAAAGTTACATTGTCTGAGATGTTGACTAATCTTGCTATCGCTTGTGTCTTTGCCTTCCTCCTTGCGGGAACGAAACTCATTGGCCTTAGAGGTTTCATCTTCTTCATGGTTGTTGCTCTAGCAGGGAACATTTTGTTGGCGTGCCGAGACGACATTCGGTCCAACTGTGTTCTTATGGAGAATCATTCCATTGTGGAACAGCCTCTGCTTTTGAATGAGCACCTCACAGAGCGACTACACAGCCGTGCCATTCAATTCGTTGAGCAGAACCAAAACCAGCCGTTTCTCCTTGTCATGTCATTTGTGCAAGCTCATACAGCACTGTTTAACAATAAGGAGTTCCGTAACCATAGCGTCCATGGTTACTATGGCGATAATATTGAGGAGATGGATTGGAGTGTAGGGGAGGTGTTAAAGTCACTCAAGAGACTAGGTTTGGAGGAGAAGACGTTTGTGTATCTGACGTCAGATAACGGGGGTCATGTTGAAGAGTTTACCGATGCTGGGGAGCGACAAGGCGGCTGGAACGGAGTCTATAAAG GTGGAAAAACCAACACGTGGGAAGGAGGAATCCGGGTGCCTGCCATCGTGAAATACCCCGGGCATATACCATTAGACACCGTGGTATCTCAACCTACACATCTCCCGGACGTCTTGCCCACCGTAGCACGAGTCACTGGAGCCCAACTCCCAGATGACCGGGTGTACGACGGCCGTGATATGATGCCACTTTTGACACACGCTGACCATGCAGAGAAACAAGAAATACTACATGAGTTTATGTTTCATTACTGCGGGGGCTTTCTTAACGCTGCTAGATATACACCCCAAAACG GTGACACCACGTACAAACTGCACTATGCCTCAAGCCACCTGGTACCCGGCATTCACGGTGTCATGGGGTGTTTCGACGTATTCGCATGCGAGTGTGAAGGGAACAGCGTCGATCGTCACGATCCACCCCTGGTTTACGACCTTTCAAGTGACCCCTCGGAGGTCAATCCACTAGACAGCAATGACCCCAAAGTGAAGATTGTTATAAGAAAGGTCAATGAGGCAGTGGCAACTCACCGCAAATCGCTCCCCCGTAATACTGACCATCAGTTCACAGGCTCAAATTTAATGTCACGCCCCTGGGAACGACCACGATGTGGACGTTTTCCGCACTTCACATGTACTGATCCTTATCTAGATCAGTTGAAAAAGCTAAACGGTGAAATTTAG
- the LOC139933993 gene encoding steryl-sulfatase-like translates to MSTAKGKAREIGMPKCIGKLVALLLLLDGVGMAISAEMDAVTRPPNVVLFIMDDVGMGDIGCFGNHTIKTPNIDGLARDGARLTQHMAMPLCTPSRAALMTGRLPMRYGFGCKSRVRVILFTSSHGGLPSNETTIAELLKGSGYATALIGKWHLGISCKETNSCSDPNSQGFDYFYGLPVTNFRDCGTENTVSGAWNKPRNVRAKMWTSVGAACVIAFLLMWTKLVGMRGLVLLMVVALAGNGFFLAYWREIKNNCVLMENHSIVEQPLLLNEHLTERLHSRAIQFVEQNQNQPFLLVMSFVQAHTALFNNKEFRNHSVHGYYGDNIEEMDWSVGEVLKTLKRLGLEENTFVYLTSDNGGHVEEYTDAGERHGGWNGVYKGGKGSTWEGGIRVPTIVKYPGHIPSDTVVSQPTHLPDVLPTVARVTGAQLPDDRVYDGRDMMPLLTHADHAEKQEILHEFMFHYCGGFLNAARYTPQNGDTTYKLHYASSHLVPGVHGVMGCFDVFSCECIGTSVDHHDPPLVYDLSSDPSEVNPLDSNDPKVKIVIRKVNEAVAIHRASLPYNTDHQFARSNILPRPWERPRCGRFPHYTCTDPYLDHLKKLKGEM, encoded by the exons ATGTCTACGGCTAAGGGAAAAGCGCGGGAAATTGGAATGCCAAAGTGTATTGGGAAACTTGTggcattgttgttgttgctggaTGGCGTTGGAATGGCCATATCTGCTGAGATGGATGCAGTAACTCGTCCACCGAATGTTGTCCTATTCATAATGGATGACGTAGGAATGGGAGACATCGGTTGCTTTGGCAACCACACCATCAAGACACCTAACATTGACGGTCTTGCAAGGGATGGAGCGAGGCTGACCCAACACATGGCAATGCCATTGTGTACACCAAGTAGAGCTGCTCTAATGACAGGGCGATTGCCCATGCGATATG GTTTCGGGTGTAAGAGTCGGGTGAGGGTTATTCTTTTCACATCATCACATGGAGGATTGCCTTCAAATGAAACAACAATAGCTGAGTTACTAAAAGGATCTGGATATGCCACTGCTCTGATCG GTAAATGGCATCTGGGCATTTCGTGTAAAGAGACCAATTCTTGTTCGGATCCTAATTCGCAAGGGTTCGATTACTTCTATGGCCTCCCAGTCACCAATTTCCGCGACTGTGGTACGGAGAACACCGTATCTGGGGCATGGAACAAGCCCCGGAACGTTAGAGCTAAGATGTGGACTTCCGTTGGTGCCGCCTGTGTCATTGCCTTCCTCCTTATGTGGACAAAACTCGTTGGAATGAGAGGTCTCGTGCTCCTCATGGTTGTTGCTTTAGCAGGGAACGGTTTTTTTTTGGCGTACTGGAGAGAGATTAAGAACAACTGCGTTCTTATGGAGAATCATTCCATTGTGGAACAGCCTCTGCTTTTGAATGAGCACCTCACAGAGCGACTACACAGCCGTGCCATTCAATTCGTTGAGCAGAACCAAAACCAGCCGTTTCTCCTTGTCATGTCTTTTGTGCAGGCTCATACAGCACTGTTTAACAATAAGGAATTCCGTAACCATAGCGTCCATGGTTACTATGGAGATAATATTGAGGAGATGGATTGGAGTGTAGGAGAGGTGTTAAAGACACTCAAGAGACTAGGTTTGGAGGAGAACACGTTTGTGTATCTGACGTCAGATAACGGAGGTCATGTTGAAGAGTATACCGATGCTGGTGAGCGACATGGCGGCTGGAATGGAGTCTATAAAG gtggcAAAGGCAGTACGTGGGAAGGAGGAATCCGGGTGCCTACCATCGTGAAATACCCCGGGCATATACCATCAGACACCGTGGTATCTCAGCCTACACATCTCCCGGACGTCTTGCCCACCGTAGCACGAGTCACTGGAGCCCAACTCCCAGATGACCGGGTGTACGACGGCCGGGATATGATGCCACTTTTGACACACGCTGACCATGCagagaaacaagaaatattaCACGAGTTTATGTTTCACTACTGCGGGGGCTTTCTTAACGCGGCTAGATATACACCCCAAAACG GTGACACCACGTACAAACTGCACTATGCCTCAAGCCACCTGGTACCCGGCGTTCACGGTGTCATGGGGTGTTTCGACGTATTCTCATGTGAATGTATAGGAACCAGCGTCGATCATCACGATCCACCCCTGGTCTACGACCTTTCAAGTGACCCCTCGGAGGTCAATCCACTAGACAGCAATGACCCCAAAGTGAAGATTGTTATAAGAAAGGTCAACGAGGCAGTGGCAATTCACCGCGCATCGCTCCCCTATAATACTGACCACCAGTTCGCACGTTCAAATATTCTGCCGCGGCCCTGGGAACGACCACGATGTGGACGTTTTCCGCACTACACATGTACTGATCCTTATTTGGATCATTTGAAAAAGCTTAAAGGAGAAATGTAg